The following nucleotide sequence is from Pseudomonas sp. S09G 359.
TGACCGCCGCGCTCTACGCCGGTTTTGTGCTGCTGGCGGCCTATGGTCTGCGGGCCTGGCAGCGTGACCTCCGCCAACAGGAAAGGTAGAGTCTGCCCACGTCATGCCTGCACACGGAACCCCAGGATGCCTTTCGACCCCATTTCGCCCCATTACCAGCGCATCCGCGAACAGATTGCCAATGACATCAGCGCAGGCAGCCCCCAGGCCGACGAGAAGTTCCCCTCCGAACGGGACATGATCGAACGCTTCGGCTGCACCCGCGTAACCCTGCGCCAGGCCTTGCAGCAACTGGAGGCCGAGGGCCTGGTGTACCGCGAAAACCGCCGGGGCTGGTTCGTCAGCCCCCAGCGTATCCGCTACGACCCGACGCGCATCAGCGGCTTTATGGATTACGTCAGTGCCCAGGGCCGCACGCCCCGCACCGAATGCCTGCACGCCGAACTGCGCCCGGCCGGCGCCTGGCTGGCCAGGCGCATGGGCCTGGCCTCGGCGGACGAGCCGGTGTTTTTCCTGCAACGCCGCCGCTGGATCGACCGCCGCCCGGTGCTGCTGGAATTCAACGCATTGCTTGCCAGCTGGTGCCCCGGCCTGTTGGACGCCGACCTGAATACATCCCTGACGCAACTGCTGCGCGAGCGTTTTGCGCGGGTGCAATCGCGGTGTGAACTGCAGATGCACATCGGCACGGTCAATGAAGAACAGGCCGAGCTGTTGCAATTGTCACCCGGGGCCACCAGCGTCTACCTGGAACGCCTGAACTTCGGCGAGGACAACCAACCGGTAGAATTCGACCAGGAATTCTGGCGCCCGGATGCCCTGTCGATCGTGATGGAGACACGCTACCCCGGCACGCCTTGAGCCTCCGACTCAGTGCCGCAGCAACTTGCGCAGCGGCACGCCGTCCTTGAGCACCGGCGACTTGATGACGATGTAGCTGAAGTACTTGGAGATGCCGATGTTCTTGTCCAGCAGGCTCTCGACCACTTCCTGGTAGTGCTGGATGCTGCGGGTCATGAAGCGCACCAGGTAGTCGTAGCCACCACTGATCAGATGGCATTCGAGCACTTCGTCGACCAGGCGGATGTTCGATTCGAACTTGGCGAAGTCTTCGCGCTTGTGGTCGCTGAGGGTGATCTCGGTAAACACCGTGACCGAGTCGGTGATCTTGGCCAGGTTCAAGTGCGCCTTGTAGCTGGAAATATACCCGGCCGACTCCAGCCGCTTGACCCGCTGCAAACACGGGCTGGCAGACAAGCCCACGGCGTCGGCGAGGCTGACATTGGTCATCCGGCCGTCCTTTTGCAGTTCAACCAGAATACTGATGTCGATCCGGTCCAGCTTCACTTGCCCTTCCATTGCCTACCTCTTGACTGCCGTTTGTAAGACAATCTTCTAGCAAAATCAGCGCCGTAAAGACAGCTGATGCTGCGCCACCAGGTCCGCCATGCTGTTGATGCAATAATCCGCGGCGCACGGCGAAGGCTGCCGGGCCCGGTGGCGGCCGATCAAACAGCGGTCCAGCGCGCCCTCTGCGTCGACGGATGGACCTGTCACATGCAGCACCGGTTGCACCTCTTCGGCTTGCGCGCTGAGCCATTGCGGGTCATCGGCCAGGGAAATGAAATCTTCCGGTGCAATGCCCAGGCGTTCGCACAACACGCTGCGATCCTCGGCGTCGCGGTCGCCACGCACCAGCAAGCGGTAAAACTTGCGCAAGTAGAGCATAGCTCCCGGTGCGTCCTCGAACAGTGACCAGTTGCCCGCAGAACGGGCGAAGCTCATGCCCTCCTCCCAACTGGCGTGCAGCCCCCAGCTTTCGGCCAGTTGGCGATGGGCGAAGCACAACACGCCACTGAAGCCCAGCTCCGCGAAACGCGGGTACAGCGCCGCGACCACCTGGTTGTACTCAGCCAGTACCTGCTCCCTGTGCGGCTGCCCGCCACGGCTCTCGAGCAGCGGTTGCAACGCCGCCCAGACCCCCGAGTCACGGTCCACCAGCACTTCATCGCAGTCGATCAGCAACGCTCGATAATCTGTCAGTCCCATGTGGGGTCAAGCCTCCAATGATGCGGTTCAGCCTGAACAGGCTCAGGCTCAGTTCAAGACCCGTGCCAAGGCGGCGTCGAGAATCTGTACGGCTTCGTCGACCTGGGCCTCGGTGGCCACCAACGGTGCGAGAAAGCGCAGCACGTTACGGTGCACGCCACACTTGATCACCAGCAGCCCCCCGGCACGGGCGGCGTCGATCACGCGCTGGTTGAGGTCGGCATCCGGGCTGCGGGCCGGGTCAGCCTTGATCAACTCCATCGCCAGCATAAAGCCGGTGCCGCGCACATCGCCAATGCGTGGGTAGCGTGCCTGCAAACCGAGCAGGCCCTGGCGCAGGCGTTCGCCCAGCACTTGGCTGCGCGCGAGCAATTGCTCTTGTTCGAAGGCGTCGATCACCGCCAGCGCTGCCGCACACGCCAAGGCGTTGCCGCCATAGGTGCCGCCGAGGCCGCCGGGCAGCGGTGCGTCCATGATGTGCGCCTTGCCGACCACCCCGGACAGCGGCAGGCCACCGGCCAGGCTCTTGGCCACGGTGACCAGGTCGGGCTGGATACCGGCGTGCTGGAAACCGAACCAAGTGCCGGTGCGGCCGAAGCCGGTCTGGATCTCGTCGAGGATCAACACAATGCCGTGCTTGTCGGCCAACGCGCGCAGGGCCTGGAGAAACTCCGGCGGCGCGGTGAGGAAACCGCCGTCGCCCTGCACCGGTTCGATGATGATCGCCGCCACCCGCTCCGGCGCCACCTGGGTCGCCAGCAGTTCATCGAGGGCGTTCAGCGCTACGTCGCTGGTCACGCCGCGATAGGCATTCGGGTAAGGGGTGTGGAACACCTCCGGGGCGAACGGCCCGAAGTTCTGTTTGTAGGGCTGGCTCATGCCGGTGAGCGTGGTGCCGAGCAAGGTACGGCCATGGAAGCCGCCCCGAAACGCGATCACTGCCGAGCGATTGGTATGGGCGCGGGCGATTTTCACCGCATTTTCCACTGCCTCGGCGCCGGAGGTGAAAAACGCCGCTTTGTAAGCCTCCTGCCCGCCGACCATTTCACACAGGCGCTGCGCCAGATCGAGGTAAGGCTGGTAGGCCACCACCTGGAAACAGGCATGGGACACCTTCTGCAACTGGGCCTGCACCGCAGCCACCACCTTGGGGTGGTTGTGGCCGATGTTGAGCACGCCGATGCCGCCGACGAAGTCCAGGTAACGCTTGCCATCCACGTCCCACAACTCGGCGCCCTGGGCCCGGTCGATCACCAGCGGGTGCGCGGTCACCAGGCCACGGGGCACGAATTGATCGCGCTGACGGAGCAAATGAGGGGTTTCGTCGACTTTGCTGTTCATGGCATTTCCCATCGTGAGTCCGGCAACCGGAAGGCGGTTGCGATGCTGTTCAGATTACGGCGTGCCCGCAACGAACTACGCCGAACTTGGCCCGTGAGAAATTCGGATCAACTGTTTTGCCCCTGCCTTTCAACAGATCCTGCGCCGGCCTTGGGGGATGATGATCGCTACCTAAACCCTGCAGGAAATGCCCATGGCCTTGCTCTATAAAGCTGACCCGGTGCGCGGCCAACACTGGCAGGCGCTGTTTGCCGAACACGCGCCGGATATCGAGTGGCGCGCCTGGCCGGATATCGGCAACCCCGAGGAAGTCGAGTACCTGGCCGCCTGGCAGGCGCCGGATGATCTGCAGCAAGTGCTGCCCAACCTGAAAGTGTTGTTTGCCTTGTCGGCAGGTGTAGATCAGTTGGACCTGTCCCGCTTGCCGCCCGAACTGCCGGTGGTACGCCTGCTCGACCCGGGCATCACCCGTGGCATGTGCGAATACGCCAGTTGGGCGGTGCTCAGCCTGCACCGGGATATGCTGCGCTACCGTCAGCAGCAGGCCGCACGCTGCTGGCAGGCGCACCTGTTGCAGCCGGCGGCGAACCGCCGCGTCGGCGTGATGGGCCTGGGCGCCCAGGCCCAGCAGATTTTGGCAACCTTGGCACCGCTTGGGTTTGCCTTATCGGGCTGGGCCCGTAGTGTTCATGCGATTGCCGGTGTGGACTGTTATGCGAGCGAGGCGCAGTTGCCGGCGTTTCTGAATCAGTGCGACATTCTGCTGTGTGTGCTGCCGTTGACCGAGCAGACCCAGGGCATTCTCGACCGCCAGCTGTTTGCGCAACTGCCACGGGGCGCAGCGCTGATCAACATGGGCCGTGGCGCGCACCTGGTGGAAGAGGACTTGCTGGAAGCACTCGACAGCGGCCAACTGAGCGCTGCAGTGCTGGATGTGCTGCAGGAGGAACCGGCACCGGCGGACCATCCATTCTGGGACCACCCGCAGGTTGTGCTGACACCGCATATTGCCGCCATGACCCAGCCGGCGAGTGCGTTTGGGGTGTTGTTGGAGAATATTCGGCGATTTGAACGGGCAGAACCAATGGTAGGTGAAGTGGACCGCCACAAAGGCTACTGATGCATGCAAATCAAAATGTGGGAGGGGGCTTGCCCCCGATAGCGGTGCATCAGCTACAAAATCTGTTGCTGACCCAGAGCTATCGGGGGCAAGCCCCCTCCTACATTTTTAACCGTGTTCGCGTTAGAGATGGAGCCTTTCGGTAATTGCCCAGCCGACATCCTGGGTTGAACCTTGCCCGCCCAGATCCGGGGTAATCGGCCCTTCTGCAATCACCGCCTCAATCGCCTGCAAAATCCCATCATGGGCCGCCCGATACCGCGAATCCCCATTGCCAAGAAACTCCAGCATCAACGCCCCCGACCAGATCATCGCAATCGGGTTGGCGATATTCTGCCCATAAATATCCGGCGCCGAGCCATGCACCGGTTCGAACAACGAGGGAAAGCGCCGCTCGGGATCGAGGTTGGCCGACGGCGCAATGCCAATCGTCCCGGCACACGCCGGCCCCAGGTCGGAGAGGATATCGCCGAACAGGTTCGACGCCACCACCACGTCGAACCGATCCGGTTGCAACACAAACCGCGCACACAGGATGTCGATATGCTGCTTGTCCCAGCTCACCTCGGGATAGTTGGCCGCCATCAAGGCGGTGCGCTCATCCCAGTACGGCATGCTGATGGAGA
It contains:
- a CDS encoding UTRA domain-containing protein, which produces MPFDPISPHYQRIREQIANDISAGSPQADEKFPSERDMIERFGCTRVTLRQALQQLEAEGLVYRENRRGWFVSPQRIRYDPTRISGFMDYVSAQGRTPRTECLHAELRPAGAWLARRMGLASADEPVFFLQRRRWIDRRPVLLEFNALLASWCPGLLDADLNTSLTQLLRERFARVQSRCELQMHIGTVNEEQAELLQLSPGATSVYLERLNFGEDNQPVEFDQEFWRPDALSIVMETRYPGTP
- a CDS encoding Lrp/AsnC family transcriptional regulator, whose translation is MEGQVKLDRIDISILVELQKDGRMTNVSLADAVGLSASPCLQRVKRLESAGYISSYKAHLNLAKITDSVTVFTEITLSDHKREDFAKFESNIRLVDEVLECHLISGGYDYLVRFMTRSIQHYQEVVESLLDKNIGISKYFSYIVIKSPVLKDGVPLRKLLRH
- a CDS encoding HAD family hydrolase yields the protein MGLTDYRALLIDCDEVLVDRDSGVWAALQPLLESRGGQPHREQVLAEYNQVVAALYPRFAELGFSGVLCFAHRQLAESWGLHASWEEGMSFARSAGNWSLFEDAPGAMLYLRKFYRLLVRGDRDAEDRSVLCERLGIAPEDFISLADDPQWLSAQAEEVQPVLHVTGPSVDAEGALDRCLIGRHRARQPSPCAADYCINSMADLVAQHQLSLRR
- the gabT gene encoding 4-aminobutyrate--2-oxoglutarate transaminase, which encodes MNSKVDETPHLLRQRDQFVPRGLVTAHPLVIDRAQGAELWDVDGKRYLDFVGGIGVLNIGHNHPKVVAAVQAQLQKVSHACFQVVAYQPYLDLAQRLCEMVGGQEAYKAAFFTSGAEAVENAVKIARAHTNRSAVIAFRGGFHGRTLLGTTLTGMSQPYKQNFGPFAPEVFHTPYPNAYRGVTSDVALNALDELLATQVAPERVAAIIIEPVQGDGGFLTAPPEFLQALRALADKHGIVLILDEIQTGFGRTGTWFGFQHAGIQPDLVTVAKSLAGGLPLSGVVGKAHIMDAPLPGGLGGTYGGNALACAAALAVIDAFEQEQLLARSQVLGERLRQGLLGLQARYPRIGDVRGTGFMLAMELIKADPARSPDADLNQRVIDAARAGGLLVIKCGVHRNVLRFLAPLVATEAQVDEAVQILDAALARVLN
- a CDS encoding glyoxylate/hydroxypyruvate reductase A encodes the protein MALLYKADPVRGQHWQALFAEHAPDIEWRAWPDIGNPEEVEYLAAWQAPDDLQQVLPNLKVLFALSAGVDQLDLSRLPPELPVVRLLDPGITRGMCEYASWAVLSLHRDMLRYRQQQAARCWQAHLLQPAANRRVGVMGLGAQAQQILATLAPLGFALSGWARSVHAIAGVDCYASEAQLPAFLNQCDILLCVLPLTEQTQGILDRQLFAQLPRGAALINMGRGAHLVEEDLLEALDSGQLSAAVLDVLQEEPAPADHPFWDHPQVVLTPHIAAMTQPASAFGVLLENIRRFERAEPMVGEVDRHKGY